Below is a genomic region from Rhinolophus sinicus isolate RSC01 linkage group LG11, ASM3656204v1, whole genome shotgun sequence.
ggaggaggggctgggggctggactCCTGGGACCTTGGGGGCTCTCTCTGCAAAAGTAAGAGAAGAGGGGTCTCTGTGTTGCAGTCTTTGAAGGTATTGCAATTAGACAGCTGGAGGTCCAGGACCCTTGgagatggggttgggggtgggaggatggcTGATTAGAGCAGACCAGGGGAGCAGTgacaggagggtggggagagagactAACTTCTTCCAGTAGGCGGTGGTTCCTTGCTCCTTATCTAAAGGCTAACGTTTACCCAATACCTCAGTGGTAAAATgcaaaaaccaaaagaaactagctggggtgggggtgggaaatggaAGTGCCACTTGCGCACATGCACAGACCCTCCGTCTCCATCACTGAGAAGCTCCACTTTCCCAGAATCTATATGCTGTTTAGTCTGGGAAGTAATGGAGAGGTAGATTTATAGTAGCCAGAGCCCCTGGGTCCCAGGGAGGAGGGGTTTGGGGGCCCAGGCTCCCTGGTCTGAAGAAGGGGGCTTAGAACATCTTCGGGGGGACGAGGGGCTGACTTTGAGGCTGgtgaagagagagggaaaggacagACGGGGCCAGGACAGGTCTGAGCAGGCTCCTGGCACATTCCAGCCCCGGTCAGGGCCGTGATGGGTCAGAATCAGTGGCTTGAGGACGGAACAGAATTGCTCAACAGGAAAGGAGGGGTTGAGACTTGTCTGGGGTAAGGGATGTGGAATTGGGCTGGTTGGGGGGTACTGATTTAAGGATTGAATTGGGGGGGATTCCTGGCGGATGGAGGCTCAGGCTTGGATTTTGGGGCAAGGGAGGCAGGCAGCTCTGAAGTGACCAGGAGCCACATGGAGGCTCAGAGCAGGCTGGCTTCCTCTGGCCAGACATCTGAGGCCAGAGCAGagggcactgggggtgggggggtggggccGCCGAATCCCATGCCAACAGGAAGCATGGCCAGGGCCTACCCGCTCCCACGATCCAGCACCCCGCCCAGCAGGGGAGGTGAAGGCATGGGAGCCCTGGCAGATAGGAAGGGACAAGGGGTCACTCCTACCCCCTCCCTCAGCCTTTTCacctctcatttctttcttctctgtactGCCTGCCAGGCCGCTGCCTCCAGCAGTGGGACTCTGGGGCAGCTGCTGtagctttctgagcctcagtttcctcatctgtacactTAGGGTGAGGGTTGAAATATATGACCTTAGGGGTCCTCCTGGGTCCCCTTTCTATGACTGCCTTGATAACACCCCTGTCCTTTCCCCACCTCCATCTCAGTCTAATGAATTCATTTTGCAGGGACCCAGACACCTGCTTGtcaggagggaggggctggaggagaggCAGGTGCCAAACCAGGGGAGTGCAGGGCAGTGAGACAGATAGATATGGGAGGGAGAGTTGGAAAAGTAGAGAGGACCACCGGAGAAGTGGATTGCAGTGTGGGAAGGGGGGTTGCCACTAGTGGGGTGGAATTGGGGACAAGGTAAATAAAGAGACAGGAAATGTGGTGCCAGAGAAGgatgaaggggtgggggagggctggggacaACAGCACCATTGTtcggggaggggtgggggggcaggccCCTGGGGCAGGAAACTGGCCCTCTTTCCCTGCATTGAGGTGGGGCCCTGTGCCCTGGGAGAGCTGGCTGCATCTTAGGAGAAACAGGTGGGAGCCCAGGTGGTCCCCTCTCCCTGACAACGCCCCCCAGGCAGCGATGCCCCCCAGTGAGCCTCTCCTAAGGAATCCAGCAGTCCTAGACCCCTCTAAATCCTTCCCTCAGGAATTCTAGATTCCTGCAAGGTATTGCCACACAAAGAGAGGGGGAAACCTTCTCCTTGGTTTCTGGAGGCCATGTGCTTCTGGCCAGATCTGCCCTCGGcttagagagaggagagagagagcagcagATAGGGGAAGAGGAGATGCAGGGGACAGACTGGGGTTCCTTTCTCAGAGCTGGTTCTGGGGTCTCTCAGGGACTCAGCCCCCTGGATGAAGGCAGGGGAGGGTGTCATTCATTCTTTGGGGATTGAGTGTAGTTTCTAGGCTCCACGGGAATTTAGGGGGTGGGGTGAGACTTGAAGTTGCTTTCTAGGGCAGGACCAGCTGGGTGGGGAGGGCGGAGGAGGGGCCCTCTCTAGAGGACAGATGTCTGTTTCTTGACACACACCCCCATAAGCACACAACTGAGAAACTATTTTTGATGGAGAAGGGGACAGGAATTAAGGAATGTGAGTTTCAAGGTTTCCCCTCAGGGATGTGGGTCTTAGGAGAAGAGCTGAGGAGGAGGGTGGACATTTGCATCCAGGCCTGGGCTGTCTGGTTGGGAAGGAAGAGGGCACTCCCCTTGGGGACCCCATGATGATTTTGACACTTCCCCAGAATTGAGACATCAGGAGGAACTGGGTTAGAGGTTGGGGAGAAAGGAGGCTAAGAAATTGGGAATTGAGAAGGGAAGGCTGTTTGGGAGGAAGATAGAGTCTCACCCCTTTTTCTATCCCTCCCAACAGTGGGCGCTCTATCTGTTCCTGGTTAAATGCACCATCAGCATTTCCACCTTCTTGCTCCTTTGCCTCATCGTGGCCTTTCACGCCAAAGAGGTCCAGGTAgggcaggccccgcccccagccccttcCTGCTCCCCCAGCCGCACCACACCTTGTCACTCAcacttcccttcctctgcctcctcctgcgTTGAATCATGAGATTCCTCCCCCTTGAGATGCGTCCACACCCTCAGGCACTGGGATGGGATGAACCACGGACAGACAGAGCCTAGTGAGCAGCCCCCAGGCTCCCTTGCACACTCGTGGATGCTGAGAGTTTCTGCCCCCAGGCCTCTGTCCACTCTGCCCCCACGCAGCCTCCCTCCAGACTCAGCCTCCCAGATCACACTGCCCTCCATCGCTGAGTCCCCACCTGTTCCAATCCCAAGCAACCCGAGCCCCCAGTCCTTCCCCACTCCTGAGCTCCCCCACCTCGGTGCCAATATCCCACAGACTCTTATCCTCCTCCAGCGTCATGTTTCACTGGGACActcaaccccccacccctctcatcccatcccccacctccccagatCCTGTTGTCCTTCCCCCATACCTTTGcatataaaatggggatcattGGCCATATGTGGTAATAATGCTCCTTGCAGTACCTGGTAAGAGGTGCCCAGCACAAGTACACATTATCATTAATAGCAGTCATTCCAGCAGTTAAGTGTCCTGGGTTTATAGCCCAGCTGTGCCACTGTCCACTtgaaagcctcagtttccacatctataaaatgggggtgataacaCTTTCAATCTCACTGTGTTGTGAGCATTCAGAGTTACATGTAAAGGGGATATGACAATGCCTGGCACTTCCAAAGTGCCCCGTCAATGTTAGTTATTGTCATTGTTAATGGTATGGCGATTACAAGTACTGCACAAGTGTCCCCAGAGAAAGGAGCAGGAGATGGCTCCATGAATGTGGAATCTAAGCTCCCAAGAGACAGGcgtttctgtatattttgttcaCCAACAACCTggggcacacagtaggagctcattAAGTGTTCTTGAGTTGTAATTTCTAGAAGTGGGCTGAAActaggggggagggaggaaaaaagtagGAGAGATGTCTTCCTCAGGTCCTGCTCTGCTCCTAGTCGACCCACGCCAGTTCCCCGCCCCTGCGCTATTTGCCTCCCTCCCGGTCCTGGCCGGCGCGCCCCCCTTATCTCCCAGCTGCAGGCTCGCGCTGCGCCTGACCTTCGTGTGACCCCTTTTCCCCGTCTGTCCCCTCCCCGCAGCTGTTCATGACGGACAACGGGCTCCGGGACTGGCGCGTGGCGCTGACCCGGCGGCAGGCGGCGCAGATCTTGCTGGAGCTGGCGGTGTGCGGGCTGCACCCGGCGCCAGTGCGGGGCCTGCCGTGTGCGCAGGGTTCTAGGACCCCGCGGATCGCGACGCAGTCCTGGCCGGGCTTCCTGAGCCAGGGGGAGGCGCTGCTGTCGCTGGCCATGCTGCTGCGCCTCTACCTCGTGCCCCGGGCCGTGCTCCTGCACAGCGGCGTCCTGCTCAACGCGTCGTACCGCAGCATCGGCGCCCTCAACCAGGTCCGCTTCCGCCACTGGTTCGTGGCCAAGCTGTACATGACCACACACCCAGGCCGCCTGCTGCTCTGCCTCACGCTTGGCCTCTGGCTCACCACCGCCTGGGTGCTGTCGGTGGCCGAGAGGTGAGGGTGCTTGGGCAGGGGGTACCAGAAGCACCTGGAGGAGCCCCCTACAGCCAGGGCCGCTGTACTGCCCTGTACGGTGGTGCAGGTGGGGCCGCGCGGGCCAAGCAGTGGAGAGGGCTGTTGTCCATTCTCATCCACGGGGTGGGAGGAGCCCACAGGccagcccagccctccctccacctGCAGCCTCGTCtccccagacacacacagatcCTATGAAGTCCTTCCCTTCCTGcttcccagcctctcctgcctCGGGTCTCCTGGCATCTGTACGGTCTCCAAACCCAGGTGCTGGGGCCCGGCCAAGGGCTGCATCTGCCTTGGAGGAAAAGAACACCTTTTCCGAATTAGCACAGATGCACTGTGGGCTCTGGAAGAGAATTCCCTGCAGAGAGCTGGTACCCGATTCCAGGCTGCCGGCTGGACATTGTGTGACCTAATGCTGGGCCTGTACCCTTGCAGGGCCCCAGTCAGACTCTCTCtctcagataaagaaaataggaGTAATCagctagtggttctcaaagtgtggttccggGACCCCCAGCATCACCTGGGTACTTGTTGCAAACCCACTTTTCAGGCTGcacccagacctactaaatccaAAACTCCAGGGGGCGGGTCCAAGCAATCTGTCTTAATATGTGATTCTGATGCCcgttcaagtttgagaacctctggttTAGTGCGTCTGGCAAAGGATTCTTGAGGGGAGGTGGAGAGTGAGAAGATCTGGCTTTAGAGCTCttctttctgagcctgttttctcatctgtaaaatgggtgaattttacaaaTTCCACCATCTTTAAAGTCTCCCTGGCAATTGTAACCTTTTCTCAActttaaatttcttcatctcaCAGGACTTTGGTTTTCCCAGTTGGGAAATCGGTTAGAATCAGGGTCCATGAATGGTCCTCCCACCAtgtttctcatctgaaaagtgggaGCATGGGGAGGGAGTCAAATTTCTAAGTCCCAAGGCAGAACTCCTCAAACATGACTGCACTTTGGGATGCAGGGGTGGGGCTTGTTAACAGCACACATTCCATCCCCACCTGCAGACACTAATTTAGTAGGTCTAAGGTGTCTGGGGCCCTCATGGATGAAGCTCTCCCTGTAGACACTGATGCAAGGGGTCCATGGGCCAAAGTCGGACAAATCCCAATTTCAGATTCCTTCCTCGGCTCCACTTCTAGGAAGTGAGGGGAAAGGAGGGCACAGTCCCGCCAAGCTTTTGTAGAGTCCCACTTTTTAGTCCTGATAGGGCCACCTCTAGGCCAGACAGCATCTTtgtggaaattagaaaaaaggcaCCCCTTCCTCTGGGTGGATGCAGCCCCCTGCCAGGGTCTGACGAGTGGTTTCGGGCTGGGTTTCTGCCCCTTCTCAACCCCTCAACCACACGCTCCAAATACAGCAGCCCTGGTAGCCTCGCTAAAACCAAACAGGCTTTGGAATCGGCTGCACCCAGGTTCCAATCCCACTGCCCAGAGTGGCTGAGCACCTTGCCCAGCTCACACAGCAGAGGGGAGGCCAGGCAGGCTCTCCAAAGCCCAACTTACTGGCTTTTCCTCTCAGTGCCTTGGGATTGTAGGTGTGTATTAGGAAGAGGGGATCAATCACCACGGGAACCCCTAGGAACTGGGTTTCAGCACTAACTCACCCTTCCCCACAGGCAGACTGTTAATGCCACTGGACACCTTTCCGACACGCTCTGGCTCATCCCCATCACATTCCTGACCATCGGCTACGGGGACGTGGTACCCAGCACGATGTGGGGCAAGATTGTCTGCCTCTGCACCGGGGTCATGGTGAGTGCAGCCCCTCAGAGGCCCCACCCTTATTCCCCGAACGGCTAACCCCTGCCCCCAGGGAACCATGAAGCCAACGCAGGCAATCACCCCCGAGAAACTTGGGTGCCTGGACCACCTCTTGACCCCAGTCCCTCTGCAGGGCACAAACCCCCAGctccatttccttttaaaatccaGGAATCCATCCCTGAAATCTTTGTTCTCTGCGGAACCTAGGACCCCAGGGACACAGGGGACACAGGCCACTAACTTCCCAGGCCCATTTCCTTCTGAAATCCAGCCCTGAGCCCCATCATCAAAGCTCACACCCTGCCCACCCCGTCACTCTCCCAATCATCTAGGACTCAGGGACCTGCTTTCCCAGCTCTGGGCTCCTCCAGGACCCAGAAATCCAGTTTCCAGCTTCCATCAAGGCTCCAGTCTAATCGTGGGGCCAGATCCTGCTTCTGCCACTTCCTAACTGGGAGCCAGCCATatatctctctgggcctcagtttcctcacctataaaatgagatgcCGGTACTAGTGTACTCCTCATGGGGTTCCTGAGGAGATTCAATGAATTAAAACATGTAAAGGGTCTCaggcagtgcccagcacacaggaaATACTGTACATGGCtcaggggatggggatgggggactGTTATTGAAAGTGGTCCCAGGCATctaccatccccaccccagctcctgtgTCCCCAAGGATGAGGCAGAGGCTCTTTAGCGCCAGCGCCAGATTCATTCCTCCTCCCCAGAGTTGGCCTCCTCCTGAATCCAGACAACCACCCTTACCCTTCATAGACCCAGGTATCCTGTTCCACCCCTACCACTCCCAGGACCCAGCCCCCAATGTCTTGGCCTCCACCTCCCCGAGATCTGGCTACCATTACCCATAGGGATGCAAGCTGCCAGGACATGTTGAATCCCCAAGCTCTGGGCCAACAGGTGATGGATGGGCTGGCGGGGAActgcctcacacacacacacacacacacacacacacactcacacactcacattcacattCACACTCACGGTGGTTTTGTGACAAGGAAAGAGGTGCAGAGGCTCAGCCAGGGCAACACTCCCAAAGGGTCAGGGACACTCACAGCTACCTGGGACCTCCTCCCTCatttgacaaagaagaaacagacCTAGAGAGAAGTCAACTTGCACTAGAGCTCCCAGCCCACTCCCGGGCGAAAGGCTCCCTGGCGCAGTGGAATGACAGCTAACTTCAGAGCACCACTCTGCACCGGTCTCTGCTCTAAACACTTCCCAGGTGTTAACTTACAGGGTTAATGTCCACAGGCTAATGCTGAGGCCAAGCCCATATTACAGAGCAGAAACCGAGGCACTGAGATGAAATAACTTGCTGAAAGCTGAGCTCGGAACCCAAGCAGTCCTGGAGTTCATGTTTCTAGTAAACTGTTCTGAGTGGTGAAGAGCAGAAACACACAGGGTGGGGGAGGCTTCAGAAAGATTCCTTCTAACTCAAGGAAGAATGAGCAGGTGCCTCAGAGCAGTTGGGATTTGATGGCCTCGGAGGATCAAAGGCCTTGGGAGCAGGAAAGGAGAATG
It encodes:
- the KCNN4 gene encoding intermediate conductance calcium-activated potassium channel protein 4 isoform X1; protein product: MGGELVPGLGALRRRKRLLEQETWLAGWSVTLAGIGIGLMVLHAEMLWFGGCPWALYLFLVKCTISISTFLLLCLIVAFHAKEVQLFMTDNGLRDWRVALTRRQAAQILLELAVCGLHPAPVRGLPCAQGSRTPRIATQSWPGFLSQGEALLSLAMLLRLYLVPRAVLLHSGVLLNASYRSIGALNQVRFRHWFVAKLYMTTHPGRLLLCLTLGLWLTTAWVLSVAERQTVNATGHLSDTLWLIPITFLTIGYGDVVPSTMWGKIVCLCTGVMGVCCTALLVAVVARKLEFNKAEKHVHNFMMDIQYAKEMKESAARVLQEAWMFYKHTRRKDSRAARRHQRKLLAAIHTFRQVRLKHRKLREQVNSMVDISKMHMILCDLQLGLSSSHQALEKRIDALAGKLDTLTELLSTALGPRQLPEPSQEAT